In the genome of Micromonospora sp. Llam0, the window GGGCGTCCCGACCGACCAGGACGACGAGTTGGCCCACGTAGACCTGGGACAGCTCGGGCCGGGCCCGTTCCAGGACGCCTTTGAGCGCGCGGGCGTGCGACCGGATCTTGCGTACCGGGGAGGCGAAGGAGCCACGGCCCTTCGGGTACCACCGGACGCCGGCGACGTCGATACGCCCGACGGTGCCTTTGACGTCGATCAGGTGGACCGCCCGGGTGGTCACCACGACCAGGTCCACTTCGTACGCCGCGCCGTGTACCGGGATTTCGATGTTGTGCAGCACGAACCAGTCGTCGGGAGCGTTGTCCCGCAGGTGTGCGATGACCAGGCGTTCCCCGTCGTTGGCCGGGGTGGACCCGCCGACGATCTCAGCCACGCTCAGCGCGCCGCCTCTCGCACCGCCTTGTCGAGCAGAGCAAACGCCTCGTCCTCCTTGCGGTCCGCATCGTCGCGGTCACGATACGCCTGCCGCACCACCCCGGCGATCCGTTCCCGGTCGGCCGCCACCACCATCGGCACGGGTAGATCGGCGCGCAACGATTCGTGGATGTCCTGCTGTTTGCCGCCGGTGCTCATCGAGCGGAGCATCCGGAACGCCACTTCGGACCGGAGGAACGCGAACAGGTACGCCCCCGGCACCTGCGGATCCCCCGAGACCACCCGAAGAAAATGCTGAGTGTAGACATTTTCGAGCCACGTTCCTGTGACGAACACCGGCCGGCAAAAGACTTCGGTCTCACCGAGTGTGCCCTGAGCAGCAACAAGGACAGTTTCATCCTTCGCATAGATGTCAGCCGGTGCTTCGTTGGGATTGATCCACCTACCCTCGGGCCGGAGCCAGAAGCCCTGCCGTTGCCCGATCAGCCTTGCCCCATGTTCGGGGTTAGCGTCAACCCGCTTGAATCGGACTCCGGAACCCAGATAGCCGCCTTTGCAGATGTTGCCGAGGGGGTGGTGGGGGACGGAGCGGAGGGTGTCGATGACGCGGCGGGCGCGGGGGGAGTAGTTGAGAGCACGCAGCGACAGCGCGGTGGGTCGCTCGATGGTGAAGCCGAGGTCCCGCTCCTGGTCGTGCCAGCGCAGGTCGAGCAGCTCGGGGATGCCGGCGCTGACGAACAGGTCGCGGGTCGCTTCCCGGACGCCGTCCTCGTAGCGCTGGCGCAGCTGCATCGCCTCGCTGATCAGGGCGTCGATCCGGTCTTCGACGCCGCCACCGAAGCGGGGCACCGGCAGATCGGCGACGTGGCTCGGCTCGATGTGTCTGACGCTGGTGCCGTAGATGCCGCCCTTGATGATCGGAATGCCGAACGGGCTGGCCAGGAAGGTGTAGAGGTAGCCGGCCGGGATTCGGGCCAGATCGGGCACCACCCGCATGACGTGTTCGCTGCAGGCCGCCCCGGCCATGCTGAGCCGGGCGTAGGTGACCCGGCCGGCGGTCATCCCGGAGCGGGTGACCAGGGTCCAGCCCGGCTCCAGTGGTAGGTTCGGGATCTTCTCGAATGAGCGCTTGGTGATCCTCGGCAGGTTGGTCAGGTCGGCCTCGAAGATGTCGGCGCTGCCGAGGAACGGCACCCCGTGTGCCGGGTCGGTGGTCCACTCGCGCGTCGCCCGACCGGAGTGGAAGATCCGTGCGGTGACCGTGTGCAGCGGCTCGGCGTGCGGCATCCGACCCAGGTACTTTCGGGCGGCGTAGGCGTCCGAGACGTACGGCCCCGGGTCGAGGCGGGACCCCTGCTCGGCCAGCCAGCTCGCCTGGACGGGATTGTCTGGGCTGGCAAGCTTCACAGCTCCTCCTCGGGAAACCAGTCACGTAGCGTGTCGCGCAGGGTCAGGAACGCCGGGTCGACGCAGCCCTTGACCGAGATCCCGGCGGCCAGCCGCTTGAACAGCGCCGGGGACCGGTCAACCCGGTAGCCGTCGCGGCGCAGGTCGCGGTAGCGGTCGCGTAGATGTTCGAGGGCTTCCTTGGGCCGCGCCGGTTTGGCGAGCTCCGGCGGCCAGAAGCCACTGCTGGCCAGGATCTGCCGGAAGTTGGGCGGGCAGTTGAGCGCCTGGGCGACCCGGGGGTTGTCCTGCCAGACCCAGGCTTCCAGCTCTGGCTCGATCACGATGACCGCGAACTCGGCCCACGAGTCACGCATCCGCTGGCTGAGCTCACTGTGGATCTTCTCCGGGCCGGGGGTGCCCTGCCAGTCGTTGTCCAGCATGATCACGGCGCGGTCGTGGCTGCGCCGGTACCTGCGCAGCAGCTCCGGCCCCTGCCGGTAGACGCCGGGGTCCTTGGTGGGCGAGACGACCACGTCGTGGCGCGGGTCGAAGTCGAACCGCCGGCAACCCACGCTGCGGTGAAACTCGGGTCGGCCGAGGAAGCCGTGCAGCATCTGCTGCATCGAACCGTCCGCGACCAGGAAGATCACATCACGCATGGGCGGGGGCGTCCGGGGGGAGCGAAGGTCACGAGAGCACTCCTGAGGCGAAGAGGGTGCCGATGTCGACACTGCCGTGCCAGTCCTGCATCCGGGGGTGGTCGGTGCCGGCGATGACCTCGACCGCGCCGTCGCCGTCGAGCCGGGCGAGCACGATGCTGGCGAGGTCGGTGTTGGCCAGCACGATCGGCGACTGGGTGGAGATCCAGACCTGGTCGTCGGTGAGGGCGGCCAGCGACTGCACCACGGTCTCGATGGCCCGGGGGTGGATGCCGTTCTCCGGCTCCTCGGTGACCAGCAGGCGGGGCAGCGCGGAGCTGGGCAGGTAGGGCAGCAACGACAGCGACAGGATCCGCAGGGTGCCTTCGGACAGCCCGGACGAGGTGACCCGGTAGCCACCGGCGTACTCCACCGACAGGTATGCGTAGTGGTCGTCGGCGCGTTCGATCGCCTCGACCCCGCTGATCTGCGGCAACGCCGTCTGCAGGTGATCGATCCAGAGGGCGAACCCCTGCGGGTCCTCCTGTTGCAGGTGGGCCACCAGCCAGGGCAGGTTGCGCCCGGAGGGCAGCACCCGCAGCGGGTCACCGGGCGCGGCGGCCTGGCGCAGCTTCGTCCAGTCCGGGTCGAAGAAGACCGCACCTTCGCGCAGCAGGCCGGCGAACCACAGCGCCGCCGGGAAGAGCTCCGGATCCGCCGGTACGGCGGCCAGCGCGACCTGACTGGCCGGCACCCGGAAGTCGGGCACCCGTGTGCCCCGGGTGGTCGTCTCGGCGGTGAACGTGGTCGGCTCGCCCGGCCCGCGGTGGATGACCGGCTGGGCGGCCTGGCGAGCGGACCGGCCGCGTCTGGGCAGGTCGGCACCTTGCATCGCGATGCCCGCCGTCGGTCGGCGCCGGTCGGCGTCGGAGAAGAGGTAGAGGTACTCCCCGTCGACCTGCAACTCGTCGTTGAAGATCCGCAGCCGCAGCTCGTAGCGCAGGTGGTCTGGGACCCGGTGCACTGTCGACGCGGTGCTGCGGCCGGCCATGGTGTTGACGATGTCCGCCGGCAGCGCGGCCTCGATCGAGAAGGCCACCGTGTCGCCGCGCCCCTGGTGCACCAGCTCGGTGAGGGTGTGCGCCCGGGGCACGTCCCGCCAGCCCTGGGGGCGGAGGAAGGCGTCGGCGACCCGCTGCTGATTGAGCAGGTCACCGAGCAGCACCGGGATGTCGAGCAGGGTGCTCTTGCCGGCGCCGTTGGCGCCGGCGAGCACGTGGAACCCGCCCAGGTCGATGCTCAGCTGGGCGAAGCAGCGGTACTGGTAGGCCTCGATCCGGCTGATCATGTGCGCTCACCCGGCTCGGGGTGCTCGGCGCGGAACCGGCGGTAGGCGTCGACGATCTCCGGCAGGTCGTTGTCGACGACCGGCTTCTTGCGGGTGACCTCCCGATGACTGGTGCCGCCGTTGCGGTAGACCGGGATGCGCTCCACGGTGTCTCGCAGGATCGGCACGCCGTCGGGCCGGCACTTGTAGATCTTGTTGCCGCGTCGGTCCACGCCGACCTTCTCGGCGACGGCCATGAAAACCGGATAGTCGGGCCGCTCGCCGAGCTCCGCTGCCAGCTTCTCCCGGTCGGTCTTCTTCTTGAGCAGCAGCACCGAGGTGAGGATGTTGACGTGCGCGTCGACAATGAAGGTCTCCACCGGCAGTTCGACGCTGGCCAGGATCCAGCAGTTGTCGAGGATCCAGCGGCGGATCCCTTCGTCCATCGGGCCGGGGTTGGACAGGATGCCGTTGGGCAGCACGATGCCGACCCGCCCACCGGGCTTGACCCAGTCGACCGCCCGTTGGATGAACAGCTGCTCCGGCGACATCGCCGACACCCGGCCGGGACCGGCCTCGACCTGGCCGGTTTCCCGGTTGCGGGTCCAGGACTGGGCCACCCCACCCCGGTAGGCGTCGAGAATGTCGGCGTCCTCGATCTTGATGTCCGAGCCGAAAGGCGGGTTGGTCATCAGCACGTCAACGCTGCCCAGTGGGATGCGTTCGGCAGCGGCGTGCCGGTCCGCCAGGTGGCCGTCGGGGAAGGCGAGGGAATCCAGGTGGTAGACGTTGCCCTCGTCACCGGTGGAGAGCATGACGCTCATCTGCGAGGCCCGCACCAGGAACGGGTCGAAGTCGGCCCCGAAGAGATGGGTCTTGGAGTATCGGGCCAGCCGCTCCTGGTGCTCGATCAGCTGCGGTTCGGTGTCGGGTAGACCCTTGGTGCCCTCCGCCGCGCGCCACTGGTCGAGCAAGTGGCGCAGGGTCTCGCGGAGGAAGCCGCCGGTGCCGCAGGCCGGGTCGAGGACGGTTTCGTGCTCCTTGGGGTCGAGCATCCGTACCATCAGCTCCACCGCGCCCTTCGGGGTGAAGTACTGCCCCCGGTCGCCGCGCAGGTTGATGCCGACCAGCTCCTGGTACGCCATGCCCTTGACGTCGATGTCGGTGCCGGCCAGGTCGTAGGAGGCGAGCTCGCCGACGATGAAGGCGAGCGCGCGCGGCGAGAGGCTGATCTGGTCGCGGTCGGTGAAGAGCGGGTATTCCTTCTTCACCTCGTCGAAGAGCTCGTGGATGCGCTCGGCGATCGCCGCTCGGCCCTCGTTGGTGAAGGGCTCCTGTGGGGTGGCGAAGAACCGGGGCGCGCGGTGCTGTCGGCGGCTGACCCGCTCGTCGTGCACCTTGGCGAAGATCAGGTAGAGGAACTGCCAGAACGCGGCGTCCTTGGGCAGGCCCTCGTTGCCGTGTACATAGTTGTGGCAGCGCCGGAAGGCGGTCTTGAGCATGGCCGCCTCGCCCCGGCGCAGCCGGGCAGCGGATCCGGCCGCGCCGCCGAAGCTGGCGGCGTCGACCGGCCAGTCGGCCCGCGCTGGGAACTTCGCTC includes:
- a CDS encoding restriction endonuclease subunit S, translated to MKLASPDNPVQASWLAEQGSRLDPGPYVSDAYAARKYLGRMPHAEPLHTVTARIFHSGRATREWTTDPAHGVPFLGSADIFEADLTNLPRITKRSFEKIPNLPLEPGWTLVTRSGMTAGRVTYARLSMAGAACSEHVMRVVPDLARIPAGYLYTFLASPFGIPIIKGGIYGTSVRHIEPSHVADLPVPRFGGGVEDRIDALISEAMQLRQRYEDGVREATRDLFVSAGIPELLDLRWHDQERDLGFTIERPTALSLRALNYSPRARRVIDTLRSVPHHPLGNICKGGYLGSGVRFKRVDANPEHGARLIGQRQGFWLRPEGRWINPNEAPADIYAKDETVLVAAQGTLGETEVFCRPVFVTGTWLENVYTQHFLRVVSGDPQVPGAYLFAFLRSEVAFRMLRSMSTGGKQQDIHESLRADLPVPMVVAADRERIAGVVRQAYRDRDDADRKEDEAFALLDKAVREAAR
- a CDS encoding AAA family ATPase, producing the protein MISRIEAYQYRCFAQLSIDLGGFHVLAGANGAGKSTLLDIPVLLGDLLNQQRVADAFLRPQGWRDVPRAHTLTELVHQGRGDTVAFSIEAALPADIVNTMAGRSTASTVHRVPDHLRYELRLRIFNDELQVDGEYLYLFSDADRRRPTAGIAMQGADLPRRGRSARQAAQPVIHRGPGEPTTFTAETTTRGTRVPDFRVPASQVALAAVPADPELFPAALWFAGLLREGAVFFDPDWTKLRQAAAPGDPLRVLPSGRNLPWLVAHLQQEDPQGFALWIDHLQTALPQISGVEAIERADDHYAYLSVEYAGGYRVTSSGLSEGTLRILSLSLLPYLPSSALPRLLVTEEPENGIHPRAIETVVQSLAALTDDQVWISTQSPIVLANTDLASIVLARLDGDGAVEVIAGTDHPRMQDWHGSVDIGTLFASGVLS
- a CDS encoding N-6 DNA methylase, whose protein sequence is MIDDRGHDVASGDESGTAAVAGAGPESLSNDETIDFITNTPVRLRGNEEVRQRIAHALAVEYGISTDDMARDFPIPVELDGRRRRIRKADIAVFTPGAQQTLENLQRVVICKPEPKASRAVTKIRTHEQARQDVEELQDLLGTPATPNARYGLWTNGLDFFFLQRENTRFGAKFPARADWPVDAASFGGAAGSAARLRRGEAAMLKTAFRRCHNYVHGNEGLPKDAAFWQFLYLIFAKVHDERVSRRQHRAPRFFATPQEPFTNEGRAAIAERIHELFDEVKKEYPLFTDRDQISLSPRALAFIVGELASYDLAGTDIDVKGMAYQELVGINLRGDRGQYFTPKGAVELMVRMLDPKEHETVLDPACGTGGFLRETLRHLLDQWRAAEGTKGLPDTEPQLIEHQERLARYSKTHLFGADFDPFLVRASQMSVMLSTGDEGNVYHLDSLAFPDGHLADRHAAAERIPLGSVDVLMTNPPFGSDIKIEDADILDAYRGGVAQSWTRNRETGQVEAGPGRVSAMSPEQLFIQRAVDWVKPGGRVGIVLPNGILSNPGPMDEGIRRWILDNCWILASVELPVETFIVDAHVNILTSVLLLKKKTDREKLAAELGERPDYPVFMAVAEKVGVDRRGNKIYKCRPDGVPILRDTVERIPVYRNGGTSHREVTRKKPVVDNDLPEIVDAYRRFRAEHPEPGERT